GGCCAGTGCCTGCGGATCGTCGGCGAGTTTCGTTCCGACTCGGGTCGGCAGTAGGCGGCCTTTGTGCTTCCGTAACAGCCCCATCCGAAGCAGGGACTCACGGAAGTACAGCACCGGTGTGCTCTGGACTTCTCGGTTCTTGGCGCCGATGAAGTACTTCATCGTCGGCAACACCTTCGACGCCGCGACCACGTCGGCTGGTTTCAGGTAGCCAGCGGAGGTGAGTGTGAAGCCTTCATCGCGCGCGCGACGCAGGAACCACAGGTAGGGGAGCAGGTCGGCTTCGAGCTGGTCGCCCGTCGCAATCGTCGATGAGGCTGCCAACCGCGTTGCGCTCGCCGTAACGGCTCCGGAATCGTCGAGAGGTTGAACCCGGTACAGCAGGTCGCCGAGCCGTGCATCGATTCCGGCATCGACGAGCGAGAGGATGGGGTCACTGAGTGCGGCGTTCACCTCGCCGATGTCGAAATGCGCGGGGTCGTCGACGACCTCGGCGAGTGACTCCGCGTCGGTGATGCCGCCACAATCCTCCGGAGGCGCAGCACGCCGACCGTCGACGCACCGGGCCCACGGTGTGTCCTCCGACGCCTCGTGAACGCTTTCGACCTGGGCTGTCAATTCCCAGCTGTCGCCGTAGTCGTAGACGTAGCGCAGGACGTCGCCTTGATCGTGGAGCGTCTCGTCGAGCCGGACCTCGGCGACCGGTGTGCCCACCTCCTCGCCTTCCCGAGCGTCGAACGGGCACAGGAACAGTTCACTCCTGCGGTCGAATGGGCTGCCGCCCAGGGCAAATCGATAGAGGTGGTAGTCCAGCCACCCGAACGCCGCTTGAATGATCCGGTGCAGGTCCTCCAGGGAGATATCCGAGCGGACGTCGAGGCGGCGCCAGATGGGGGGTCGCGCGTCGTCGAGATCCACGCGGATGCGGAACATTACGGTCTCGGCGAGCGGTTCCTTGCGCTGACGAATCGACGGTGGCCGCTCGAACCTGTCCGCGGCGGCAGCGCTGAGCTGATTCAACAGCGTGGGGAGTTCGTTCGGTTGCAGGCCGGCAAGCATCGCCTCGAACTGGCGACGCAGTCCCTCGGCATCGGACGATTCGTGGCCAGGATCGTGCATACTGCCCAGCGTAGGCCAGGCCCCGTTTCCCGCGGTGTCCGTTTCCCTCCCGCTTACCAGGTCCGGCAAGCGGGAGGGAAACAGTCGGGCGGGAGGGGAGCCGCCCCGCGGGGAAGTGTTTACGCGTACGCCGGCCGGAACGTCAGCCGGGCGTTCTGGGCTTTGGCGGCGTCGCGGAAGTTCTTCATCGCGCGTTCCATGTGGAAGCCGTTGGTGACGATGAGCGCGCCGGTTCCGCCCATCCGTTTCAGCATCGCCACCGTGTTCTGGGCGTTCTGCACCGTCGAGGTCGACGCGACCTCGTTCACCATCTGCCACGGCGGGATTCCGCGCCGGATCAGTCCGAGGTTCATGAACTGGGCCTCGGTGACGGGCAGCCAGTGGGTGTCGCCACCGGAGACGATCATGCGGTTGAACGGGTGCTTCTTGCCGAGGTTCGCCGCGACGTCGAGACGACGCTTGAGGACATCCGGAGTTTGCCCGAGAACGCCGAACTTGGCGCCGAGTACGACGATGTACCGGGTCCCCGGACTCTGCCAGAGGAAGTTGCTGTTGGGGGTCCCGAGTTCGGAGCTACCGAGGTCGACGCTGCCGAAATCGGTACTGATCGCGGCGTTCTCGACCTACGCCACCGGTTCGGACGGTGCGACGGCGACCGCCACCGAGGCGGCAGTTGCGATTGCGGCCGCGGCTGCCGCGGTCGTGAGGGTTCTACGACGCATGGTGACCGAGTGTAGGGATCAGTACGGTCGTACAGGTATCGGGTTGATAACACCTGCATCACTAGTCACATACGTAACATGGCCCTTCGTGGCTCGTCGCTTGCGCTCCTCGCACCTCAGGGAGCGGAGGGAGGACGCAGCTCGCACCGGATCAGAAGGTGTCAGGTGAGCGCGATGTACTTCACCGAGAGGTACTCGTCGATGCCCTCGCTGCCGCCCTCACGCCCGATCCCGGACTGCTTGATGCCACCGAACGGTGCTGCGGCGTCGGAGATCACGCCGCGATTGACCCCGACCATGCCGGAGTCCAGGGCGCCCGCGACGCGCATGCAGCGCTCGAGGTCGCGGCTGTAGAAGTACGACGCCAGGCCGTATTCGGTCGAATTCGCGGCCTCGATCCCCGCGGATTCGTCGTCGAAGCTGCTGATCACCGCGACGGGGCCGAAGATCTCCTCGCGCGTGACCGGCGCGTACGGATCGACGTTGTCGAGAACCGTTGCGGGATAGAAGAAACCCTGACCTTCCGGACGTTCACCGCCCAGTCGCACACGGGCACCGTCGGCCACCGCCTGCTCGACCGCGTCGGCGACCTTGTCCCGCTGGTCGGCGTTCACCAGCGGCCCCAGGGTCACCCCGTCGTCGTACCCCGGTCCCATCCGGACCTCCGACATCTTCGCCACCAGCTTCTCGGTGAATTTCTCGGCGACACCGGACTGCACCAGGAACCGATTCGCGGCGGTGCAGGCCTCGCCCCCATTGCGCATCTTGGCGGCGAAGGCGCCCTCGACCGCGGCGTCGACGTCGGCGTCGTCGAAGACCAGGAACGGGGCGTTGCCGCCGAGCTCCATCGACGTGCGCAGGACGCGGTCGGCGGCCTGGCCGAGCAGGCTGCGACCCACCGGCGTCGACCCGGTGAAGCTGATCTTGCGGATGCGATCGTCGGTGATCAACGTCGACGACACGTCGCCGCTCGACGTGGTGGGCAACACCGACAGCACGCCGGGCGGCAAACCGGCTTCGGCGAAGGCCTCGGCCAGTGCCAGCATCGTCAGCGGCGTCTCGCGGGCCGGCTTCACGAGCATCACGTTGCCCGCGGCGAGCGCGGGCCCGATCTTGCGCGTCCCCATCGCGAGCGGGAAGTTCCACGGGGTGATCGCCAGGCACGGCCCGACGGGCTGGTGGGCCACCAGGATGCGCCCGTTGCCGGCCGGCGACGGACTGAACCGACCGCCGATCCGGACGGCCTCCTCGGCGAACCACCGCAAGAACTCGAGTCCGTACGTCGTCTCCGCCCGGCTGTCGGGGAGGGCGCGGCCCAGCTCGAGGGTCATCAGCATGGCGATGTCGTCGGCGCGATCGGTGAGCAACTGGAAGGTCCGACGGAGGATTTCGCCGCGCTCCCGGGGCGCGGTGGCCGCCCAGTCCGCCGACGCGGCGACGGCGGAATCGAGAGCGCGGCGGGCATCGGCAACCCCCGCGTCGGCGACCGAGACGAGCGACTCCTCGGTCGCGGCGTCGTAGACCTCGAAGGTCCCGCCGTCGGCTGCGGGTGTGGACCGGCCGTCGATCCAGAGCCCGGTCGGCACACCGTCGAGCACGGCCTGCGGGTCGAGAATCTCCTTGTCGCTCATACGCATTCACATCCTCGTGACTCGGCTGCGGGACCCCGCACGATGCGGCGATCCCCTCGGCGAACCACGCTACTCGCGTGGGCGGGCGGCCGGTCGGTGGTTGCCGACGGGCTTCACCGGACGCAGGATGGCGGCATGACGGCACGCAGGTTCGACGATCGACGTCCACGGCGGCTCATCCGGTCCGGGCTCGTGCTGCTCGCGGTGGGAGCGATCCTCGCCGGCTGTGCACAGTCGACGCAGAACGACGCCCAGTCGACGGAAACACCTGCACAGTCGACGCAAACGACTGCACAGTCGACGGAGAACAGTGCACAGTCGACGGAGTACGTGAACCTCGGCGACAGCTTCAGCGCCGGGACCGGCGTGCGGCCACTGGAGGAGGACTCGCCGATCTACTGCCTGCGGTCGTCGAGGAACTACGCGCACGTCGTCGCGGCGGACGAGGACTTCGACCTCACCGACGTCAGCTGCGCGGGCGCCGACACCGACGACTTCCGCGAGTCGCAGCACCAGGGCGTGCCGCCCCAGCTCGACGCCCTCGACGGCGACACCGACGTGGTCACGATGATGAT
The genomic region above belongs to Gordonia hongkongensis and contains:
- a CDS encoding plasmid pRiA4b ORF-3 family protein, with protein sequence MHDPGHESSDAEGLRRQFEAMLAGLQPNELPTLLNQLSAAAADRFERPPSIRQRKEPLAETVMFRIRVDLDDARPPIWRRLDVRSDISLEDLHRIIQAAFGWLDYHLYRFALGGSPFDRRSELFLCPFDAREGEEVGTPVAEVRLDETLHDQGDVLRYVYDYGDSWELTAQVESVHEASEDTPWARCVDGRRAAPPEDCGGITDAESLAEVVDDPAHFDIGEVNAALSDPILSLVDAGIDARLGDLLYRVQPLDDSGAVTASATRLAASSTIATGDQLEADLLPYLWFLRRARDEGFTLTSAGYLKPADVVAASKVLPTMKYFIGAKNREVQSTPVLYFRESLLRMGLLRKHKGRLLPTRVGTKLADDPQALADHLADRLLNQKMDGFTEDASLLMLFFAAASEPGDEMPLETIGALLTAYRWQGTDGRPIQKYDLYDLDNGIHEFLETVSSPERGLRGVTLSPTAIEVARRAIHHR
- a CDS encoding YdcF family protein, which encodes MSTDFGSVDLGSSELGTPNSNFLWQSPGTRYIVVLGAKFGVLGQTPDVLKRRLDVAANLGKKHPFNRMIVSGGDTHWLPVTEAQFMNLGLIRRGIPPWQMVNEVASTSTVQNAQNTVAMLKRMGGTGALIVTNGFHMERAMKNFRDAAKAQNARLTFRPAYA
- a CDS encoding NAD-dependent succinate-semialdehyde dehydrogenase, with the translated sequence MSDKEILDPQAVLDGVPTGLWIDGRSTPAADGGTFEVYDAATEESLVSVADAGVADARRALDSAVAASADWAATAPRERGEILRRTFQLLTDRADDIAMLMTLELGRALPDSRAETTYGLEFLRWFAEEAVRIGGRFSPSPAGNGRILVAHQPVGPCLAITPWNFPLAMGTRKIGPALAAGNVMLVKPARETPLTMLALAEAFAEAGLPPGVLSVLPTTSSGDVSSTLITDDRIRKISFTGSTPVGRSLLGQAADRVLRTSMELGGNAPFLVFDDADVDAAVEGAFAAKMRNGGEACTAANRFLVQSGVAEKFTEKLVAKMSEVRMGPGYDDGVTLGPLVNADQRDKVADAVEQAVADGARVRLGGERPEGQGFFYPATVLDNVDPYAPVTREEIFGPVAVISSFDDESAGIEAANSTEYGLASYFYSRDLERCMRVAGALDSGMVGVNRGVISDAAAPFGGIKQSGIGREGGSEGIDEYLSVKYIALT